In Pieris napi chromosome 2, ilPieNapi1.2, whole genome shotgun sequence, the following proteins share a genomic window:
- the LOC125062971 gene encoding nose resistant to fluoxetine protein 6-like isoform X1 produces MVKWLLLVILTVVEAKLNDQHDVCPEQIFLSNKSSAQKWIPDKINAIIEKNNSSKSNIVISQTLKFSHLKSVNDITDDLYYAMPPLFQLDDYDACLVRNGTFCLGSFHLSAPNDNQLYRLLQWVSSNTRYRFNHTQLHRGLCLSTSCIDVSNTPMSPKQQFQQCVNNITRSQYGLEASMLRLDYCKDAQTPTSVPRDVADDIFLALCIALLAANVLGTMYDVFRDKTNKGNQLLLSWSLISNYRNFTHIYPNEDTIVSRFNSIHGIKSFILLFILMGHSAIAIHIAYLYNPKAQESMRLNPAFMILMNGSQGVQPFLVLSSFIFVHHFLLLGGQYTKRSPVLIFFVLVLRRIARILPLYMFMVGFTATWSRFIGDGTMWIPIMEKEAQVCRMKWWSHALFINNFYRPDDRCLIQTWFIAVDMQLYALTIVLAIALTRWTKVVIKIIPLLFLVTILCNFVAAYTFNLKASLYLTNPEYLKKLHYGMPSFKWMYTAPWASLPASLLGVAMAYLYYEMRNNKIDLHKYKWFKIVYRASVPGFFGWVYAGYFLPDEPSRLVSAFYAAFDKPIICIIFCIVLLGFIYRIDNIYWRAMSWSGWQLLGRMSLCILMVHWTFNLMQIALQTNVNEVSVLKNLGHWLVTVLMTYLTSIPLHLLVEMPVQKFLRASLGI; encoded by the exons atggTTAAGTGGCTGTTGTTAGTGATATTGACTGTGGTAGAGGCAAAGTTGAATG ATCAGCATGACGTCTGTCCAGAACAGATTTTCTTATCCAACAAGTCCAGTGCACAAAAATGGATACCCGATAAAATCAATGCAATAATagagaaaaataattcttCGAAGTCTAACATAGTTATTTCACAAACGTTGAAATTTTCTCATTTGAAAAGTGTCAATGATATAACTG ATGATTTATACTACGCGATGCCACCGCTATTCCAGTTGGACGATTATGACGCGTGCCTGGTTAGGAATGGAACTTTTTGCCTGGGTTCCTTTCACTTATCAGCACCTAATGACAACCAACTTTACAGACTTCTACAG TGGGTTTCTTCCAATACGAGATATCGATTCAACCATACACAGCTGCATCGAGGATTGTGTCTGAGCACGAGCTGCATCGACGTTTCTAACACTCCAATGTCCCCTAAACAGCAATTCCAGCAGTGCGTTAATAACATCACaag GTCTCAATATGGCTTAGAAGCTTCCATGCTACGCCTGGATTACTGCAAGGATGCGCAGACACCCACGAGCGTACCGCGTGATGTTGCTGACGATATTTTCTTAGCTCTCTGCATCGCGCTGCTTGCGGCAAATGTGCTCGGAACCATGTACGATGTTTTTAGGGATAAGACAAACAAag GCAACCAGCTTCTATTATCGTGGTCTCTTATAAGCAACTACAGGAACTTCACTCATATTTACCCCAACGAAGACACCATCGTGTCCCGGTTCAACTCCATACATGGTATAAA atCATTTATCCTGCTATTTATATTGATGGGTCATTCAGCAATAGCGATACATATTGCATACCTTTACAACCCTAAAGCACAAGAATCG ATGAGGCTGAATCCAGCATTCATGATTCTGATGAACGGCAGCCAGGGCGTACAACCATTCTTAGTGCTCTCCAGTTTTATCTTCGTCCATCATTTCCTACTCCTGGGTGGGCAATACACGAAGCGATCTCCCGTCCTCATATTCTTTGTTCTGGTGCTACGACGCATTGCAAG AATATTACCACTATACATGTTCATGGTGGGTTTTACGGCAACATGGAGTCGTTTCATAGGTGACGGCACGATGTGGATTCCGATTATGGAGAAGGAAGCTCAGGTCTGCCGGATGAAGTGGTGGTCCCACGCGCTCTtcataaataacttttacCGCCCTGACGATCGCTGTCTGATACAAACGTG GTTCATTGCAGTAGACATGCAGCTGTATGCACTAACAATCGTGCTGGCGATTGCACTGACTCGTTGGACAAAAGTCGTGATCAAAATTATACCATTATTGTTTTTGGTCACTATACTTTGTAACTTCGTCGCTGCGTACACTTTCAATTTAAAGGCTAGCTTGTATTTGACTAATCCTGA ATATTTGAAGAAACTACATTATGGCATGCCGTCTTTTAAATGGATGTATACCGCACCGTGGGCCAGCCTTCCCGCCTCTCTACTAGGAGTAGCGATGGCCTACTTGTACTACGAAATGCGCAATAATAAAATCGACTTACACAAGTATAAG TGGTTCAAAATAGTATATCGAGCGTCAGTGCCGGGATTTTTTGGATGGGTCTACGCTGGGTATTTTCTACCTGATGAGCCCAGTCGTTTAGTATCTGCGTTTTACGCAGCATTCGATAAACCTATCATATGTATTATCTTTTGTATAGTACTGTTGGGTTTTATCTACCGCATTGATA ATATATATTGGCGCGCCATGTCTTGGAGTGGTTGGCAGTTGTTAGGTCGCATGTCTCTTTGCATTCTTATGGTACACTGGACTTTCAACCTTATGCAGATTGCGTTACAGACTAATGTCAACGAGGTATCTGTTTTGAAAAAT TTAGGTCACTGGCTCGTGACGGTTTTAATGACATATTTGACGTCTATACCGCTCCATTTACTGGTCGAGATGCCGGTACAAAAATTTCTACGAGCTTCTCTAGGCATATAG
- the LOC125062971 gene encoding O-acyltransferase like protein-like isoform X3, translating into MGHSAIAIHIAYLYNPKAQESMRLNPAFMILMNGSQGVQPFLVLSSFIFVHHFLLLGGQYTKRSPVLIFFVLVLRRIARILPLYMFMVGFTATWSRFIGDGTMWIPIMEKEAQVCRMKWWSHALFINNFYRPDDRCLIQTWFIAVDMQLYALTIVLAIALTRWTKVVIKIIPLLFLVTILCNFVAAYTFNLKASLYLTNPEYLKKLHYGMPSFKWMYTAPWASLPASLLGVAMAYLYYEMRNNKIDLHKYKWFKIVYRASVPGFFGWVYAGYFLPDEPSRLVSAFYAAFDKPIICIIFCIVLLGFIYRIDNIYWRAMSWSGWQLLGRMSLCILMVHWTFNLMQIALQTNVNEVSVLKNLGHWLVTVLMTYLTSIPLHLLVEMPVQKFLRASLGI; encoded by the exons ATGGGTCATTCAGCAATAGCGATACATATTGCATACCTTTACAACCCTAAAGCACAAGAATCG ATGAGGCTGAATCCAGCATTCATGATTCTGATGAACGGCAGCCAGGGCGTACAACCATTCTTAGTGCTCTCCAGTTTTATCTTCGTCCATCATTTCCTACTCCTGGGTGGGCAATACACGAAGCGATCTCCCGTCCTCATATTCTTTGTTCTGGTGCTACGACGCATTGCAAG AATATTACCACTATACATGTTCATGGTGGGTTTTACGGCAACATGGAGTCGTTTCATAGGTGACGGCACGATGTGGATTCCGATTATGGAGAAGGAAGCTCAGGTCTGCCGGATGAAGTGGTGGTCCCACGCGCTCTtcataaataacttttacCGCCCTGACGATCGCTGTCTGATACAAACGTG GTTCATTGCAGTAGACATGCAGCTGTATGCACTAACAATCGTGCTGGCGATTGCACTGACTCGTTGGACAAAAGTCGTGATCAAAATTATACCATTATTGTTTTTGGTCACTATACTTTGTAACTTCGTCGCTGCGTACACTTTCAATTTAAAGGCTAGCTTGTATTTGACTAATCCTGA ATATTTGAAGAAACTACATTATGGCATGCCGTCTTTTAAATGGATGTATACCGCACCGTGGGCCAGCCTTCCCGCCTCTCTACTAGGAGTAGCGATGGCCTACTTGTACTACGAAATGCGCAATAATAAAATCGACTTACACAAGTATAAG TGGTTCAAAATAGTATATCGAGCGTCAGTGCCGGGATTTTTTGGATGGGTCTACGCTGGGTATTTTCTACCTGATGAGCCCAGTCGTTTAGTATCTGCGTTTTACGCAGCATTCGATAAACCTATCATATGTATTATCTTTTGTATAGTACTGTTGGGTTTTATCTACCGCATTGATA ATATATATTGGCGCGCCATGTCTTGGAGTGGTTGGCAGTTGTTAGGTCGCATGTCTCTTTGCATTCTTATGGTACACTGGACTTTCAACCTTATGCAGATTGCGTTACAGACTAATGTCAACGAGGTATCTGTTTTGAAAAAT TTAGGTCACTGGCTCGTGACGGTTTTAATGACATATTTGACGTCTATACCGCTCCATTTACTGGTCGAGATGCCGGTACAAAAATTTCTACGAGCTTCTCTAGGCATATAG
- the LOC125062971 gene encoding uncharacterized protein LOC125062971 isoform X2: MVKWLLLVILTVVEAKLNDQHDVCPEQIFLSNKSSAQKWIPDKINAIIEKNNSSKSNIVISQTLKFSHLKSVNDITDDLYYAMPPLFQLDDYDACLVRNGTFCLGSFHLSAPNDNQLYRLLQWVSSNTRYRFNHTQLHRGLCLSTSCIDVSNTPMSPKQQFQQCVNNITRSQYGLEASMLRLDYCKDAQTPTSVPRDVADDIFLALCIALLAANVLGTMYDVFRDKTNKGNQLLLSWSLISNYRNFTHIYPNEDTIVSRFNSIHGIKSFILLFILMGHSAIAIHIAYLYNPKAQESMRLNPAFMILMNGSQGVQPFLVLSSFIFVHHFLLLGGQYTKRSPVLIFFVLVLRRIARILPLYMFMVGFTATWSRFIGDGTMWIPIMEKEAQVCRMKWWSHALFINNFYRPDDRCLIQTWFIAVDMQLYALTIVLAIALTRWTKVVIKIIPLLFLVTILCNFVAAYTFNLKASLYLTNPE; this comes from the exons atggTTAAGTGGCTGTTGTTAGTGATATTGACTGTGGTAGAGGCAAAGTTGAATG ATCAGCATGACGTCTGTCCAGAACAGATTTTCTTATCCAACAAGTCCAGTGCACAAAAATGGATACCCGATAAAATCAATGCAATAATagagaaaaataattcttCGAAGTCTAACATAGTTATTTCACAAACGTTGAAATTTTCTCATTTGAAAAGTGTCAATGATATAACTG ATGATTTATACTACGCGATGCCACCGCTATTCCAGTTGGACGATTATGACGCGTGCCTGGTTAGGAATGGAACTTTTTGCCTGGGTTCCTTTCACTTATCAGCACCTAATGACAACCAACTTTACAGACTTCTACAG TGGGTTTCTTCCAATACGAGATATCGATTCAACCATACACAGCTGCATCGAGGATTGTGTCTGAGCACGAGCTGCATCGACGTTTCTAACACTCCAATGTCCCCTAAACAGCAATTCCAGCAGTGCGTTAATAACATCACaag GTCTCAATATGGCTTAGAAGCTTCCATGCTACGCCTGGATTACTGCAAGGATGCGCAGACACCCACGAGCGTACCGCGTGATGTTGCTGACGATATTTTCTTAGCTCTCTGCATCGCGCTGCTTGCGGCAAATGTGCTCGGAACCATGTACGATGTTTTTAGGGATAAGACAAACAAag GCAACCAGCTTCTATTATCGTGGTCTCTTATAAGCAACTACAGGAACTTCACTCATATTTACCCCAACGAAGACACCATCGTGTCCCGGTTCAACTCCATACATGGTATAAA atCATTTATCCTGCTATTTATATTGATGGGTCATTCAGCAATAGCGATACATATTGCATACCTTTACAACCCTAAAGCACAAGAATCG ATGAGGCTGAATCCAGCATTCATGATTCTGATGAACGGCAGCCAGGGCGTACAACCATTCTTAGTGCTCTCCAGTTTTATCTTCGTCCATCATTTCCTACTCCTGGGTGGGCAATACACGAAGCGATCTCCCGTCCTCATATTCTTTGTTCTGGTGCTACGACGCATTGCAAG AATATTACCACTATACATGTTCATGGTGGGTTTTACGGCAACATGGAGTCGTTTCATAGGTGACGGCACGATGTGGATTCCGATTATGGAGAAGGAAGCTCAGGTCTGCCGGATGAAGTGGTGGTCCCACGCGCTCTtcataaataacttttacCGCCCTGACGATCGCTGTCTGATACAAACGTG GTTCATTGCAGTAGACATGCAGCTGTATGCACTAACAATCGTGCTGGCGATTGCACTGACTCGTTGGACAAAAGTCGTGATCAAAATTATACCATTATTGTTTTTGGTCACTATACTTTGTAACTTCGTCGCTGCGTACACTTTCAATTTAAAGGCTAGCTTGTATTTGACTAATCCTGAGTaa